The genomic region TTTTAAAAGCATTCCCAAAGAAATCCAATTGGTTCAACCGTGACCGATTCATTTTGTCTGCGGGTCATGGCTCGATGTTATTGTACGGATTAAACCACTTGTCCGGTTATCAACTATCCATCGAAGATTTAAAGAATTTCAGACAAATTGGTAAGACCCCAGGTCACCCTGAATATGGTCATACCGACGGGGTTGAAACCACCTCTGGTCCACTTGGACAAGGGATTTCAAACGCGGTAGGTATGGCACTCGCTGAAACCCATTTAGCAGCTCGTTTTAACAAAGAAAATTTCCCAATCATTGATCACTATACGTATGTCATCTGTGGCGATGGTGACCTACAAGAAGGGGTTGCGTTAGAGTCTTTATCTTTAGCAGGGCACCTTGGATTAGGTAAACTCATCGTTTTATTTGATTCGAATGACATTCAATTGGATGGCAAAGTCTCTTTAGCATTCTCAGATGACCACAAGAAGAAATTCGAGTCCATGAACTGGCATTATCAAAAGGTTTCCGATGGTAACGACTTAAACGCCATTACCAAAGCGATTAAAAAAGCTCAAAGAGAATCCGATAAACCAAGTGTTATTGAAGTCAAAACCATCATTGGTTATGGTACTTCATTGGCTGGTACATCGAATGTTCATGGTTCACCGATTGGTTTAGAAAAAGCCGACGAACTTAGAAAAAACTTAAATTGGTCCTATAAACCATTTGAAGTACCACAAGATGTATATAAATACTACAGAACCAAAGTCTATAATCGCGGTTCTCGAAACTATCGTAAATGGATTCAAATGATCACTGAGTATCAAGAACAATTCCCAACAGAAGCAGCACAACTCAAATCATTCATTGTTGAAAATCAAGAAGTTGAGTTAAAGGATTTACCGAAGTTTGAAGTAGGTGCACAAATCGCCACACGCGCAGCTTCTGGTAAAGTCTTAGATGAACTTTCAAAATTGATGCCAAACATCATCGGGGGTTCTGCAGACTTAACTGCTTCAACCAAAGCCAAAGGTGCAGATGGTCACTTTTCGAAAGAAAACCGCTTAGGCCGTAACATCAACTTTGGTGTTAGAGAACATGCGATGGGTGCCATCGTCAATGGTCTTCAACTACATGGTGGATTGAAAGCATTCGGAGGCGCGTTCTTCGTATTCTCCGATTACATGAAACCAGCCATTCGTTTAGCAGCACTCATGCAAATCCCATCCATCTTTGTCTTCTCCCACGATACCATCGCGGT from Paracholeplasma manati harbors:
- the tkt gene encoding transketolase, translated to MEKMDHLSIQTLRFLGVDAINQANSGHPGIVLGAAPMAHVLFTRFLKAFPKKSNWFNRDRFILSAGHGSMLLYGLNHLSGYQLSIEDLKNFRQIGKTPGHPEYGHTDGVETTSGPLGQGISNAVGMALAETHLAARFNKENFPIIDHYTYVICGDGDLQEGVALESLSLAGHLGLGKLIVLFDSNDIQLDGKVSLAFSDDHKKKFESMNWHYQKVSDGNDLNAITKAIKKAQRESDKPSVIEVKTIIGYGTSLAGTSNVHGSPIGLEKADELRKNLNWSYKPFEVPQDVYKYYRTKVYNRGSRNYRKWIQMITEYQEQFPTEAAQLKSFIVENQEVELKDLPKFEVGAQIATRAASGKVLDELSKLMPNIIGGSADLTASTKAKGADGHFSKENRLGRNINFGVREHAMGAIVNGLQLHGGLKAFGGAFFVFSDYMKPAIRLAALMQIPSIFVFSHDTIAVGEDGPTHEPIEQLAGLRVIPGLNVLRPADANETRAAWLWAIKQHKTPSAIILTRQNLKTLPVVCMDVFEKGAYVVSPERGKLQGVLLAAGSEVGLAIEAQQQLESQGVFTRVVSMPSHYLFEKQSEAYKQEVLPSGVKTLAIEMGSSASWYKYTPHVYGIDRYGLSAPLEVVIKAFGFTKEKVAQAFLSI